Proteins from one Desulfonema limicola genomic window:
- a CDS encoding type II toxin-antitoxin system RelE family toxin — MNKYRIFETEQFQKDIRTLNKSGKGKLPDKLRDFVYPKLRLMPHFGPNIKKLKGFRPETWRYRIGSWRFFYEIDEENHIVNMIAASPRSSAY; from the coding sequence TTGAATAAATACAGAATATTTGAAACCGAACAGTTCCAAAAGGATATTCGCACGCTGAACAAATCCGGAAAAGGCAAACTTCCCGACAAACTTCGTGATTTTGTTTATCCCAAGTTGAGGCTGATGCCGCATTTCGGTCCGAATATCAAAAAACTGAAAGGTTTTCGTCCTGAAACATGGAGATACAGAATCGGATCATGGCGTTTTTTTTATGAAATTGATGAAGAAAATCATATTGTCAATATGATTGCGGCTTCTCCAAGAAGCAGTGCGTATTAA
- a CDS encoding FKBP-type peptidyl-prolyl cis-trans isomerase: MKTAQRGNLVKIHYNIKLDNGETAGTTRGGQPLSFTIGKGKVMKKLEQGIIGMQLNESRTIKIEPEHGFGQRNESLVLKVKKEEIQTQMEIAPGRTIQYKSETGESVNFIIRDFDEHTVTIDGNHPFAGENLTFEVVLVAIL, translated from the coding sequence ATGAAAACAGCACAAAGAGGAAACCTGGTAAAAATTCACTATAATATAAAACTGGATAATGGAGAAACAGCAGGTACAACAAGGGGGGGACAGCCTCTATCATTTACTATCGGCAAAGGCAAGGTAATGAAAAAGCTGGAACAAGGTATTATTGGAATGCAGCTTAATGAATCAAGAACCATTAAAATAGAACCTGAACATGGATTTGGACAAAGAAATGAATCCCTTGTTCTTAAGGTAAAAAAAGAAGAAATTCAAACCCAGATGGAGATTGCTCCTGGAAGAACCATTCAATATAAGTCTGAAACCGGGGAATCTGTGAATTTTATAATAAGAGATTTTGATGAACATACTGTAACCATTGACGGCAATCATCCTTTTGCAGGTGAAAATTTAACATTTGAAGTAGTCCTGGTTGCAATCTTATAA
- a CDS encoding type II toxin-antitoxin system VapC family toxin codes for MKIYFDTSAIIKLYYPEKESERLSKWNIENQIVIPVSLFHSLEIYNAFALKVFRGEITVEQYDRLAECFTADIISGVIKELYPDWNQVFQKAAEIARIYTPDLGNRSLDIIHIALAMETGYKKIITFDKRQSDLAATNGLEVIHLAG; via the coding sequence TTGAAGATTTATTTTGATACAAGCGCCATTATCAAACTTTATTATCCTGAAAAAGAGTCTGAAAGATTATCCAAATGGAATATTGAAAATCAAATTGTAATTCCTGTTTCACTTTTTCACAGTCTTGAAATTTACAATGCGTTTGCACTGAAAGTCTTCCGTGGTGAAATCACAGTTGAACAATATGACAGATTGGCAGAATGTTTTACAGCAGATATTATTTCAGGCGTTATAAAAGAATTGTATCCCGATTGGAATCAGGTGTTTCAAAAGGCTGCTGAAATTGCCCGGATTTATACCCCTGATCTTGGAAACCGCTCACTGGATATTATCCATATTGCTTTGGCAATGGAAACCGGATACAAAAAAATCATTACATTCGATAAACGTCAGTCAGACCTGGCAGCTACAAACGGATTGGAAGTGATTCATCTGGCTGGCTGA
- a CDS encoding AbrB/MazE/SpoVT family DNA-binding domain-containing protein, giving the protein MIATVEQWGDRRGITFPEHILSRLSLHTGDRVEVNIINEKIVIRPVSITYPKYSIQELISRMPEDYHAEETDWGS; this is encoded by the coding sequence ATGATTGCAACTGTTGAGCAGTGGGGAGACAGACGGGGTATCACTTTTCCGGAACACATTCTCAGTCGCCTCAGCCTGCACACTGGGGACAGGGTTGAAGTGAACATTATCAATGAAAAGATTGTAATCCGGCCCGTCAGCATAACATATCCGAAATACAGCATTCAGGAATTGATCAGCAGAATGCCGGAAGATTATCATGCAGAGGAAACAGACTGGGGAAGTTAA
- a CDS encoding leucine-rich repeat domain-containing protein, whose protein sequence is MHRKRRRFINWLAFLMFGIAVFAGGNVCGAAPGNVDGLGEVDLKDAILTLQVCTGSASTGVVLDADVNGDKTIGLEEAVYILKSLSDIPVQVVNFPDANLEAVIRTAINKPSGDILASDLQGLTSLFATSKGISNIDGLQYCTNLTTLWLYDNQINDISALAGLTNLTDIYLHDNQINDISALAGLTNLTSLSLYGNQISDISALAGLTNLTSLSLYGNQISDISALAGLTNLTDIYLYSNQINDISALAGFTNLTRLNLSGNQISNISAVAGLTNLTRLDLDGNQISNISAVAGLTNLTRLDLSWNQISDISAVAGLTNLTNLYLDSNQISDISAVAGLTNLTNLYLYGNQISDISAVAGLTNLTGLYLSVNQISNISAVAGLTNLTELYLRENQISDISALADLTNLTWLDLSSNQISNISAVAGLTNLISINLHENQISDISAVAGLTNLKGLYLYSNQISDISAVAGLTNLTRLHLDYNQISNISAVAGLTNLTWLYLNNNQISNISAVAGLTNLTNLDLDSNQISDISAVVGLTNLTSIYLYSNQISDIKPLVDNSGINSGDSVVLYRIDYVGNPLSITSCLNYIPQLQNRGVTVSHDCP, encoded by the coding sequence ATGCACAGAAAAAGAAGAAGATTTATTAACTGGCTGGCGTTTCTGATGTTTGGGATAGCCGTTTTTGCAGGGGGGAATGTCTGCGGGGCAGCGCCTGGAAATGTTGACGGGCTTGGAGAGGTTGATCTCAAGGATGCAATATTGACACTTCAAGTCTGCACTGGAAGTGCTTCAACCGGAGTTGTTTTGGATGCCGATGTGAATGGAGATAAGACAATCGGTCTGGAAGAGGCGGTTTATATCTTGAAATCTCTTTCAGACATACCGGTTCAGGTTGTTAATTTTCCTGATGCAAATCTTGAGGCTGTAATCAGAACAGCCATAAACAAACCTTCGGGGGATATCCTGGCTTCAGATTTGCAGGGTTTGACATCGTTGTTTGCTACATCTAAAGGAATCTCTAATATTGATGGTTTGCAATATTGTACTAATCTGACAACGCTTTGGCTTTATGACAATCAGATAAACGACATAAGCGCGCTCGCAGGCTTGACTAATCTGACAGATATTTATCTTCATGACAATCAGATAAACGACATAAGCGCGCTCGCAGGCTTGACTAATCTGACAAGTCTTAGTCTTTATGGCAATCAAATAAGCGACATAAGCGCGCTCGCAGGCTTGACTAATCTGACAAGTCTTAGTCTTTATGGCAATCAAATAAGCGACATAAGCGCGCTGGCAGGCTTGACTAATCTGACAGATATTTATCTTTATAGCAATCAGATAAACGACATAAGCGCGCTCGCAGGCTTTACTAATCTGACAAGGCTTAATCTTTCTGGCAATCAGATAAGCAATATAAGCGCTGTGGCGGGTTTGACTAATCTGACAAGGCTTGATCTTGATGGAAACCAGATAAGCAATATAAGCGCTGTTGCGGGTTTGACTAATCTGACAAGGCTTGATCTTAGTTGGAATCAGATAAGCGATATAAGCGCTGTTGCGGGTTTGACTAATCTGACAAATCTTTATCTTGATTCCAATCAGATAAGCGATATAAGCGCTGTTGCGGGTTTGACTAATCTGACAAATCTTTATCTTTATGGCAATCAGATAAGCGATATAAGCGCTGTTGCGGGTTTGACTAATCTGACAGGGCTTTATCTTTCTGTCAATCAGATAAGCAATATAAGCGCTGTGGCTGGCTTGACTAACCTGACAGAGCTTTATCTTCGTGAGAATCAGATAAGCGACATAAGCGCGCTGGCGGACTTGACTAATCTGACATGGCTTGATCTTAGTTCCAATCAGATAAGCAATATAAGCGCCGTTGCGGGCTTGACTAATCTGATATCAATTAATCTTCATGAGAATCAGATAAGCGACATAAGCGCCGTTGCGGGGCTGACTAATCTGAAAGGCCTTTATCTTTATTCCAATCAGATAAGCGATATAAGCGCTGTTGCTGGATTGACTAATCTGACAAGGCTTCATCTTGATTACAATCAGATAAGCAATATAAGCGCTGTCGCGGGATTGACTAATCTGACATGGCTTTATCTTAATAACAATCAGATAAGCAATATAAGCGCTGTCGCGGGATTGACTAATCTGACAAATCTTGATCTTGATTCCAATCAGATAAGCGATATAAGCGCTGTCGTTGGGTTGACTAATCTGACAAGCATTTATCTTTATTCCAATCAGATAAGCGATATAAAGCCCCTGGTGGATAATAGTGGAATTAACAGCGGGGATTCTGTTGTTCTTTACAGGATCGACTACGTAGGCAATCCATTAAGTATAACATCATGCCTTAACTATATACCCCAGCTACAAAACAGGGGGGTAACAGTTTCACATGACTGCCCGTAA
- a CDS encoding cytochrome c3 family protein has translation MKNRSLVLAVLTAFIAVFFMAAGIYAGTKVDDVIKLEEPSYKHTKGIVEFSHKKHSADYKIGCGECHHDKDGKPLAELKEGDDVQRCAECHKKPGELKGKKAEGLSDKEKLDYHANALHDNCISCHKDFNKETKTKKAPTTCTKCHPKTAK, from the coding sequence ATGAAAAACAGATCATTGGTATTGGCAGTATTAACTGCATTTATTGCTGTGTTTTTTATGGCAGCCGGCATTTATGCAGGAACAAAAGTTGACGATGTAATTAAGCTTGAAGAGCCTTCTTACAAGCATACAAAAGGAATTGTTGAGTTCAGCCATAAAAAACATTCAGCAGATTATAAAATAGGCTGTGGTGAATGCCATCATGACAAAGACGGCAAACCTCTTGCAGAACTAAAAGAAGGTGATGATGTCCAGCGTTGTGCTGAGTGTCATAAAAAACCTGGAGAGCTTAAAGGGAAAAAAGCTGAAGGCCTGTCAGATAAAGAAAAGCTTGACTATCATGCTAATGCACTTCACGATAACTGCATAAGCTGTCATAAAGATTTTAATAAGGAAACCAAAACAAAAAAAGCACCGACAACCTGTACAAAATGTCATCCTAAAACTGCAAAATAG
- a CDS encoding DUF2283 domain-containing protein has translation MDKKLTFRYDRQGDILYINTCPSYSEQESEEIGDEIVARVNPKTGEIENIEVLFFSTRLFRTEIFDLPITAHFAHSRLAADRTSMSQSGKYDNH, from the coding sequence ATGGACAAAAAGCTGACATTCCGGTATGACAGGCAGGGAGATATTCTGTATATCAACACCTGCCCTTCCTATTCTGAACAGGAAAGCGAGGAAATCGGGGATGAAATTGTTGCCCGTGTCAATCCTAAAACAGGGGAGATTGAAAATATTGAAGTGCTGTTTTTTTCAACAAGACTTTTCCGCACAGAGATATTTGACCTGCCAATCACTGCACATTTTGCGCACAGCAGACTGGCAGCAGACAGAACAAGCATGAGTCAAAGCGGTAAGTATGATAATCATTGA
- a CDS encoding AbrB/MazE/SpoVT family DNA-binding domain-containing protein yields MIATVEQWGDRRGITFPEHILSRLSLHTGDRVEVNIINEKIVIRPVSITYPKYSIQELISRMPEDYHAEETDWGSPVGKEVW; encoded by the coding sequence ATGATTGCAACTGTTGAGCAGTGGGGAGACAGACGGGGTATCACTTTTCCGGAACACATTCTCAGTCGCCTCAGCCTGCACACTGGGGACAGGGTTGAAGTGAACATTATCAATGAAAAGATTGTAATCCGGCCCGTCAGCATAACATATCCGAAATACAGCATTCAGGAATTGATCAGCAGAATGCCGGAAGATTATCATGCAGAGGAAACAGACTGGGGAAGTCCGGTGGGAAAAGAGGTATGGTAA
- a CDS encoding type II toxin-antitoxin system PemK/MazF family toxin, protein MSKYIPDKGDFVILTFDPQAGHEQMGRRPAIVISNRLFNQHTGLALVCPITNTDTGIPFHVCIPEHAGITGFVMVDQIKSVDFRARMIQFMEKAPPVMIKEVMDILEAVIA, encoded by the coding sequence ATGTCCAAATATATACCGGATAAGGGAGATTTTGTCATTCTCACATTTGATCCGCAGGCAGGACATGAACAGATGGGCAGAAGACCTGCCATTGTAATCAGCAACAGACTGTTTAACCAGCATACCGGACTTGCGTTGGTCTGCCCGATAACCAATACAGACACAGGTATTCCGTTTCATGTCTGTATTCCGGAACATGCCGGTATTACAGGATTTGTTATGGTTGACCAGATAAAATCCGTTGATTTCAGGGCAAGAATGATTCAGTTTATGGAAAAAGCTCCGCCTGTCATGATCAAAGAAGTGATGGATATACTTGAAGCTGTGATTGCCTGA
- a CDS encoding YcaO-like family protein, which yields MKMNKILYELRLMETEAGVGYFSCVPETEFNFEELVSVLRSCPFDEFLRRHLLMQISSWKKDDLKKRIKQTDDQVVLSLFYEVCILNEHFNDLKKLFKQKDLKKLSVQTPLIYIKSRLEKDWAVHFRWIEMFGKNILEHKPLVSPSSMNLPFPYSKEELDNIAGNTAGLQEIHKEILNLEIPRSFPRPSPLETSMTALEKLERLGIICEEEKRHTASLSPIALLRKWKVNISVQNGRHNYRLSGIQTSYGRGLDLEYARAALNMEMIERCSSFAGFDSSGVIGYEKEYPLTFASFSQLQKKEIAALNPNSLALETPYKDEPLHWIEGIMQTAESQVPVLVPAQCVFLFCNLDEIKLFAGLGSTGLASGNTMEEAKVSAIHEIIERDCDGTTPYNPSQCFNLETEEPKLNALLRNYVEAGIRVQFQDITSDMGLPCCKCFVINKHGQVIKGTGANLNAGKALISALTETPYPFPYGEPSDYGLYRLTRVPFENLPDYSLGNGAGDLAILEKLLISNKYNPIYIDLTRKDIGIPVVRAVIPGMEITGDFDRFSRVHPRLFANYLKIFEEKK from the coding sequence ATGAAAATGAATAAAATCTTATATGAACTGCGTTTAATGGAAACCGAAGCCGGAGTCGGGTATTTTTCCTGTGTGCCGGAAACAGAATTTAATTTTGAAGAACTTGTTTCAGTTCTCCGTTCCTGTCCTTTTGATGAATTTCTGCGCAGGCATCTGCTGATGCAAATCAGTTCATGGAAAAAAGATGATTTGAAAAAGAGAATAAAGCAAACAGACGACCAGGTTGTATTATCCCTTTTTTATGAAGTCTGTATCTTGAATGAGCATTTTAACGACCTGAAAAAACTCTTTAAACAAAAGGATTTGAAAAAACTTTCTGTACAAACTCCCTTGATATATATAAAATCAAGGCTTGAAAAAGACTGGGCAGTCCATTTCAGGTGGATTGAAATGTTTGGAAAAAACATTCTTGAACATAAACCTCTTGTGTCCCCGAGTTCCATGAACCTGCCTTTTCCATATTCAAAAGAAGAGCTTGATAATATTGCCGGAAATACTGCAGGTTTACAGGAAATTCATAAAGAGATTTTAAACCTGGAAATTCCCAGGTCGTTTCCAAGACCGTCTCCTCTGGAAACTTCCATGACTGCCCTGGAAAAACTGGAAAGACTCGGTATAATCTGTGAAGAGGAAAAGCGCCATACTGCATCTTTAAGCCCCATTGCCCTGCTTAGAAAATGGAAGGTCAATATATCTGTTCAAAACGGGCGGCATAATTACAGGTTATCTGGAATACAGACCTCTTATGGAAGAGGACTTGACCTGGAATATGCCCGTGCAGCCCTTAATATGGAAATGATAGAGCGCTGTTCGTCTTTTGCCGGTTTTGATTCATCAGGTGTTATTGGATATGAAAAAGAGTACCCTCTCACCTTTGCCAGTTTTTCCCAGTTACAAAAAAAGGAGATTGCTGCATTAAATCCAAACAGTCTTGCTTTGGAAACACCTTATAAAGATGAACCTCTGCACTGGATAGAAGGCATTATGCAGACTGCTGAAAGCCAGGTTCCGGTGCTTGTCCCTGCACAATGTGTTTTCCTTTTCTGCAACCTGGATGAAATCAAGCTTTTTGCCGGACTTGGTTCAACAGGACTTGCATCTGGAAATACAATGGAAGAGGCAAAAGTCAGCGCCATTCACGAGATAATTGAAAGGGACTGCGATGGAACCACCCCTTACAATCCTTCCCAGTGTTTTAACCTGGAAACAGAAGAACCTAAACTCAATGCCCTGCTGAGAAATTATGTTGAAGCCGGTATAAGGGTACAGTTTCAGGATATTACCTCTGACATGGGGCTTCCCTGCTGCAAATGCTTTGTAATAAACAAACATGGACAGGTTATAAAAGGTACAGGGGCAAATCTTAATGCAGGAAAAGCGCTGATATCCGCACTTACGGAAACACCATATCCTTTCCCCTATGGAGAACCTTCTGACTACGGACTTTACAGGCTCACAAGGGTTCCGTTTGAAAACCTTCCTGACTATTCACTGGGAAACGGGGCAGGAGACCTGGCAATCCTGGAAAAACTGCTTATTTCAAACAAATACAACCCCATTTACATTGATCTTACAAGAAAAGACATTGGAATACCTGTTGTAAGAGCTGTTATTCCGGGCATGGAAATTACAGGAGATTTTGACAGATTTTCAAGGGTTCATCCCCGCCTTTTTGCCAATTACCTTAAAATATTTGAAGAAAAAAAATGA
- a CDS encoding 50S ribosomal protein L11 methyltransferase → MISDIDIKNYILEFVKSSCETIPPAKLEKDIAEKFSLKRKQAKSFIKILTDQGLLAYKDIYGRTVIEISFNRAVRVSKHFILIPPGLAFKPEPEDVIIRLMPGASFGVGEHPTTRLSLQAIDRLFSETGFLENCSKIPNLLDIGTGSGILAIAAMKMGIKKGIGTDIDLCAVSEARLNTEINELENHLIIKNTALESLNKKFSLIIANLRFPTLKTMYSQIVFLADTSSALVLSGIKIEELPKLIDIYSKKYFSCQWHKTEKNWAAALFIKNNPAQL, encoded by the coding sequence ATGATTTCAGACATTGACATTAAAAACTATATTCTTGAATTTGTTAAATCTTCATGTGAAACCATTCCCCCGGCAAAGCTGGAAAAGGATATTGCAGAAAAATTCTCTCTTAAAAGAAAACAGGCAAAATCCTTTATAAAAATCCTGACAGACCAGGGCCTCCTTGCGTATAAGGATATTTACGGGCGGACTGTTATTGAAATATCCTTTAACAGGGCTGTGCGCGTATCAAAACATTTTATTCTCATTCCCCCTGGTCTTGCATTTAAACCTGAACCTGAGGACGTGATTATAAGATTGATGCCCGGAGCTTCTTTTGGAGTAGGAGAGCATCCCACCACCAGGCTTTCTTTACAGGCAATTGACCGGCTTTTTTCAGAAACAGGATTTCTTGAAAACTGCAGTAAAATCCCAAACCTGCTTGATATTGGAACTGGTTCAGGGATACTGGCAATTGCTGCAATGAAAATGGGAATAAAAAAGGGAATTGGAACAGATATTGATCTTTGTGCAGTGAGTGAGGCCAGGCTGAATACAGAGATCAACGAACTTGAAAATCACCTGATAATAAAAAATACAGCCCTGGAAAGCTTAAATAAAAAATTTTCTCTTATTATTGCAAATCTCAGATTTCCCACTCTTAAAACAATGTATTCACAAATTGTATTTCTTGCAGATACCAGCAGTGCCCTGGTATTGTCAGGAATAAAAATAGAAGAACTTCCAAAACTTATAGATATTTATTCAAAAAAATATTTTTCCTGCCAGTGGCACAAAACAGAAAAAAACTGGGCTGCAGCTTTATTTATAAAAAACAATCCGGCACAGCTTTGA
- a CDS encoding nucleotidyltransferase domain-containing protein, whose product MDKTDPVEQVIGKVKKYAELVRINFPVSHIILYGSYAKNTFSEDSDIDVAVIVDEIKEDFLETLAGLYKLTREIDDRIEPILLDSTHDESGFLEQIMNEGMAIYGVV is encoded by the coding sequence ATGGATAAAACAGATCCTGTTGAACAGGTTATTGGAAAAGTAAAAAAATATGCTGAACTTGTCAGAATTAATTTTCCTGTCAGTCATATTATACTTTACGGATCCTATGCAAAGAATACTTTCAGCGAGGACAGCGATATAGATGTAGCTGTAATAGTTGATGAAATAAAGGAAGATTTTCTGGAGACACTTGCCGGGTTATACAAACTTACAAGAGAGATAGACGACAGGATAGAACCGATATTATTGGATTCAACTCATGATGAAAGCGGTTTTTTGGAACAAATAATGAATGAGGGAATGGCAATATATGGAGTTGTATGA
- a CDS encoding type II toxin-antitoxin system Phd/YefM family antitoxin, with protein MENMPTQNSRVAKIDDIPAHLYEIIKDIRQGREVVLTEHEKIIARIIPVSNSGKPEKWPAFSERAIAIFGKSPKTSASESLTKTREERF; from the coding sequence ATGGAAAATATGCCGACCCAAAACAGCAGAGTGGCAAAGATAGATGATATACCAGCGCATTTGTATGAAATAATAAAAGATATACGTCAGGGAAGAGAGGTTGTACTGACAGAACATGAAAAGATCATCGCCAGGATTATACCGGTTTCAAATTCCGGCAAACCTGAAAAATGGCCTGCCTTTTCTGAAAGAGCCATTGCAATATTTGGAAAATCTCCTAAAACATCTGCCAGTGAAAGCCTGACAAAAACCCGTGAGGAGAGATTTTGA
- a CDS encoding type II toxin-antitoxin system PemK/MazF family toxin yields MQRKQTGEVNQHTGLALVCPITNTDTGIPFHVCIPGHAGITGFVMVDQIKSVDFRARMIQFMEKAPPVMIKEVMDILEAVIA; encoded by the coding sequence ATGCAGAGGAAACAGACTGGGGAAGTTAACCAGCATACCGGACTTGCTTTGGTCTGCCCGATAACCAATACAGACACAGGTATTCCGTTTCATGTCTGTATTCCGGGACATGCCGGTATTACAGGATTTGTTATGGTTGACCAGATAAAATCCGTTGATTTCAGGGCAAGAATGATTCAGTTTATGGAAAAAGCTCCGCCTGTCATGATCAAAGAAGTGATGGATATACTTGAAGCTGTGATTGCCTGA
- a CDS encoding type II toxin-antitoxin system VapB family antitoxin: MQITLNIDEKLFGTASRLTGIKEYSALIHEGLKSLILSQTNQKLSLPRPIGLAKNRFQVPPEFFDELPEELLNAFEGKDS; the protein is encoded by the coding sequence ATGCAGATTACTTTAAACATTGATGAAAAGCTGTTTGGAACAGCCTCAAGGCTGACAGGAATTAAAGAGTATTCAGCATTAATTCATGAAGGACTGAAATCCCTGATTTTATCCCAAACCAATCAGAAACTGTCTTTGCCTCGTCCCATCGGACTTGCCAAAAACAGATTCCAGGTTCCGCCTGAATTTTTTGATGAACTGCCGGAAGAACTGCTTAATGCTTTTGAAGGGAAAGATTCATGA
- a CDS encoding universal stress protein, whose amino-acid sequence MNYPFIFSPFKIGQYQLKNRLVALPVHTGYAHPDGRVSSFMIEFYSRLADSGVSMVVVANAATASDGVVSRFNLRADKEEFIPGLTRLAKAIKSKGAAACIQLNHAGRFAKTDQPLLPAPVSSSNLAFNISSLKKFMEFFPFEQRFGLTRYFLSKINTWRHSMNEHEKQRVIEDFKKSAVIAFKSGFDMIELHGANGYLLCQFLSPFTNKIKSEDSFQTRISFPLSVIRQVQQSLPENFPVGFRLILQEWVPDGIDLLESLAFASVLEKEKIAYLSASAGTYNSIFSQKTIKKMAKKAYLAENMAKLTNHVKIPTIISGRILTPAIGEKILKNRTAHLIGLGRSLRTDPRWIINGTQDKKIIPCINCNWCIKQVVLDQGFNCSQWPRLYRERTELEHKLLTRNYKSLWVVSSAWDMRAFKNSLALLIPDPGNTKTAISPTILFLKNSLKNDLDDSAQKNFIAWARNELDDLGFSDAPLNIVFKNSQDHEKTLVKEIDKNGYGLIFINSNSNQPWRARMLYKERGKVIALTGANKNYKKIIVPLDLSSASLLVLSFLRQTHMGKKDFDFNFVHVLMQKPGKAEQRWEELKKIAGVDINIPLDFIKSQNSAASALIEKIKKDDYGTVIMGKRGISGIKRWLMGSVSAGVSRSLTDQSLFLID is encoded by the coding sequence ATGAACTACCCTTTTATCTTCAGCCCCTTTAAAATAGGGCAGTATCAACTGAAAAACCGGCTGGTTGCCCTGCCGGTACATACTGGATATGCTCATCCTGACGGACGGGTCAGCTCGTTTATGATTGAATTTTATTCCCGTTTAGCTGATTCAGGTGTAAGCATGGTTGTTGTTGCCAATGCTGCCACAGCTTCTGACGGTGTGGTCTCCAGGTTTAATTTGAGAGCTGACAAAGAAGAATTTATACCAGGCCTGACAAGACTGGCAAAAGCTATAAAATCAAAAGGAGCTGCTGCCTGTATTCAATTAAACCATGCAGGAAGGTTTGCCAAAACCGACCAGCCCCTTCTGCCTGCACCTGTAAGCAGTTCAAATCTGGCTTTTAATATATCCTCATTAAAGAAATTTATGGAATTTTTCCCTTTTGAACAACGATTTGGGCTTACACGTTATTTTCTTTCAAAGATAAATACCTGGCGGCATTCCATGAATGAACATGAAAAACAAAGGGTTATTGAGGATTTTAAAAAATCAGCAGTCATAGCTTTTAAATCAGGTTTTGACATGATTGAACTTCATGGAGCAAACGGTTATCTCCTCTGCCAGTTTTTATCCCCTTTTACCAATAAAATAAAATCAGAAGATAGTTTTCAAACAAGAATATCTTTTCCACTTAGTGTCATAAGACAGGTACAGCAAAGTTTACCAGAAAATTTTCCCGTGGGATTCAGGCTTATTCTTCAAGAATGGGTACCTGACGGCATTGATCTGCTTGAAAGCCTGGCTTTTGCGTCTGTTTTGGAAAAAGAGAAAATTGCTTATCTGTCTGCCAGTGCAGGTACATACAATTCCATATTTTCACAAAAAACAATAAAAAAAATGGCAAAAAAAGCATACCTGGCAGAAAATATGGCAAAACTTACAAATCATGTTAAAATTCCCACAATAATTTCAGGAAGGATTCTTACACCTGCTATTGGAGAAAAGATTCTCAAAAACAGGACAGCCCATCTTATAGGGCTGGGACGTTCCTTGAGAACTGATCCCAGATGGATTATAAACGGAACCCAAGATAAAAAAATTATACCCTGCATTAATTGCAATTGGTGCATAAAACAGGTGGTTCTTGACCAGGGGTTTAATTGCAGCCAATGGCCCAGATTATACAGGGAAAGAACAGAGCTTGAACATAAACTTCTTACAAGAAATTACAAGAGTCTCTGGGTTGTATCCAGTGCCTGGGACATGCGGGCATTTAAAAATTCCCTGGCATTGCTTATTCCTGACCCTGGAAATACAAAAACAGCTATATCACCAACCATATTATTTCTTAAAAACAGTCTAAAAAATGATCTTGACGATTCAGCCCAAAAAAATTTTATTGCATGGGCAAGAAATGAACTTGATGATCTTGGATTTTCAGATGCACCTTTAAATATTGTTTTCAAAAATTCTCAGGATCATGAAAAAACCCTTGTTAAGGAAATTGATAAAAACGGCTATGGTCTTATTTTCATAAACTCCAACTCAAACCAGCCCTGGAGAGCGCGGATGCTTTACAAAGAGCGGGGAAAGGTTATTGCTCTTACAGGGGCAAATAAAAATTACAAAAAGATTATAGTGCCGCTTGATCTTTCTTCTGCTTCATTACTGGTATTAAGTTTTTTACGTCAGACACATATGGGAAAAAAAGATTTTGATTTCAACTTTGTTCATGTTCTTATGCAAAAACCTGGCAAAGCTGAACAGCGCTGGGAAGAATTAAAAAAAATCGCAGGTGTTGATATAAATATTCCCTTAGATTTTATCAAATCACAAAACAGCGCAGCGTCAGCCCTTATTGAAAAAATTAAAAAAGACGATTACGGAACTGTTATAATGGGAAAACGCGGAATTTCAGGGATCAAACGATGGCTGATGGGAAGCGTGTCAGCAGGTGTTTCCAGAAGTCTCACAGACCAGTCTTTATTTTTAATTGATTAA